The genomic region TTCAATGAAGGGGGAGAATCTAGTAATACCCGCTCGGCTTGTGCAAAAATTCCAATAGCCCCTCGAGAGTTTTCAGTAACGCTAAAACGTCAGCCTATTATCGAAGGTTTCGTGCCTTATTTGGGAAAATACCCTGAATTTGGTATTGCCTCTGGTCGTCTTCAAAAGATCCGCATACCTCAAATTGGTTCTCGTGATTTTGTCTTGCGATTTGTCAAGCCTGGATTTTCTACCGCCAATTGTGGTAACCCGAATGCAGTAATTTCAATACCAGAAGGAGGAACTACTACCTCGGAGGAAATTATGCAGATTTATGGAGTTACTGAACCCAGATACAGCTCGGCGCAGCCAATATCTTTCTTGGCCTGCTATGCCCATTCAAACCCAAGCAGTCCACTACCGACAAATATCCCCATTATGATTACAGTGACTTCTGATTGAACAAACTACTGAGCCAATATGTACAACCTGTGATTTAGCAAGCTTTAGATGCTGTTCTGAGCACAAGTTTTCAAGTAAGATGTGTCCCGGACGTAACTTATGGATTCTTGAGACAAGCGACCACAGTCTAACTATACTCATGCACGCCGACCGCTTAGAGTTACTTCCCCCTCTGTGTCAACCTGGGACTAGACAATCACTTTCAAAAATATTAGAGATTTGAGAGCGAGTTATTCAAGGAGCAAACCCTCCTGTCAAAGCCAGCCAACTCCCCCAAGCGTCAATGTTTGTGCTTAAAATTGACGCCTCCTCACCCCGCCGCCGCAAAAATCCCTACTCTGCTGCTGTGCAGGGATTCCCTTACAGCGAAAAACCTGCCTTACGTTCTCCCTATCGCTCCACGATCCAGGGTTGTTGAGTCGCGTAGTAATGGAACGGAACCCAGAGCTCCCTTAAAAGAACGAGCCCAGATTGTATTCGAAGCTTTAGATAGCCGAGCTCTTATTAGAGTTCATCCCCTTCCACGTTGGGATTTTCAGCACTTGCGGTAGAATCTGCTTCTCGATGTAATCGATGAGATAACCCTCAGCAACAGGGCGCACGACATTATCGCCGCATTTGAAGCGATCGCCCTTCGGATAAACGGTCGTAACGTAACCGATTATCTGCAATATCCCCCCCCCCGTGAATGGCATCGGCGTAAACGTTGGCGCGGAAACCTTCGTATTTCTCGATCGGCTCGATAGACGCAGGCGGGATTTGGTTGTCGCTGCCGGCGCGATCGCGGTTCCAGATTTCGAGCGCTTGCTGGCGCTCCGGTTCGGATAGCGATCGCCACACGAACTGCACATTCCCGACTGATTCGGCAGCGTAGATTCGCGCACGTGCTAGTCGGAAGGCACGTATCAGGAATTCTGGGTCCGTCCATCGGATATACGCTTTCCCGCTGGCTAGTTGGTCAATTTTGGCGCGCCAGAGCTGCGCATCGTTCGTGCTGTGGGCCTTCACGACCCGTCCCTCAGGGCGCGTGTAACTGGGCAAGGAACATCCGCCGCTTGGAGTTGAAGTGGGCACGAATAAGAGGTGAAGTTGCAGAGTGTTCGGGTGCAATCCTCCCATGCCTACGATGCCTACCCGAATCACGCCGTATTTGAGGTGAATCGGCGGGCAGAACACGTATCGCAGTCCTACTCCGAAGCCCATCCCATGGCTCTGCCTTGCCATTGGTACCTCGGTCAATTGCGGAGGTCAGTTGCTCAATAGAGACGTGATGAACCGTGCGATTGGAATCCTGTTTCTCCGCGTGAAACGAAGGTTCTTCTACTTCTGTAGCTGCCGCTAGCGTCGTTATTGGCAGTGCGTCTGTATTTTCGCTCGGCGGCCCTCAACAATGCTGCCGAGCGCTTCAACCATTAAAAATTCCCTCACCCCTCCGACCATTCCTTTGAAAGCAGCTTCCAGCGCGATCGTCTCCAGTATCTTGCCCCTTGCCAGAAATTTCTCACAGAATAAGGCTCCAGCCTATGCTTTCACTGGTCCAAGCGTACCGCTCCGCGACTAAAGTTTGTTTCGGCAGTGCCGCGCGATCGCCCCGACGTGCGGCGGCGTTTTCCCAGAGTCGATCGGCACTGATGCGTTCCTCCGAACAGGTAATTTCGCGGGCGAATAGCTTATGGTCATGTCGGGGCTGCCGCCTGTTTTCCTCAATTCACTGCCTCGATTGAAGAGTTGTTTCAGAGAGTAGCTGGTTTAGAGTCGACCGGTTATTGTTTGGGCAAGGGAGCCCTTGCTAAGCCCAACTCTGCGCCGGAGCCGTGGAACGGAACTCAATCCTCTCGGCTATATCGCCCAGATGTGGCTCGCCTACATGCCGTTATGCTACATAAATGAACGCTCCAAACCAGCGGATCACGTGTCAATTGCGAGGCGCTTTAAATGAATGACACTAAATCAGTTTTATCAAGTATCGAAATCCGGGCATCGGCTTCAGCCGTCTGGGACGTCATTACAAACCCCGACTACGCGAAAGTTCTTGGCAGTGAGTTTGACACAAATGCATTCGTTGAGTCTGATTGGAAGCTGGGCTCAAAAGTGGACTTCAAATATGCAACCGAACCAGAAAAGGCATGCAACACGGGCACAATCTCCAAACTGATCGAAGAAAAGCTGATTCAAGTCGACTATAGGTTTTTCTTCTTTTGGAAATACGCCGAAACCTATTCGCTGCAGAGCTCCGATGACGGGGTCGTTCTTCAAATTAACGCGGGACCTTATGGGTCTGATTTGCCAGATCATAAGGTCGCTTGGAAAAACTGGCTTGCTAAAGTCAAGGAATTAAGCGAAACCAAGGACTGACAATCGAAGGCTGCAAAACCATCTGTTGCACCCGAGCAGCGATCGGTGGCGTTTTCTAAGTTCTAAATCTTTTTCCAAAAAGGATTGAACATGCTTCTTATGCCGATCGGTTTTCTCAAAAGCCAAATCCTAAAACTTGCCCACATTTTTTCTCCATTTCTCTGCCGGCTGCACCGCCAGGCCAGGTCCTCCAGCGGTCCCTGAAATAAGTGCTGAGAGACCAACACTCGCCGACCGATTCCGCAATACTAAATAATATGTCAAATTCAGACGTGATTACATCCAGCTTTAGTATGACGTTTCGTATCTTAGCGGTGTCTCAGGCCTTACTAGCCCTTCAGAGTGAGCTATTCGAATCGTGGAGCGTGTTCCTCCCGGCAGCCTCAATCTGTAGGCGATCGCAGAAAACATAATCAGGAAATGGTATCTTCAGCTTGGGTCGCCAAGACTGCTGGGACATTGAAGGTCGATTTCATAACAAAATGGTATTCTGTTGGAGGTCGTGTTGTGGGCATCGATCCCGAAAACAATATTGCCGCTTATCGAAATTTTGCCTACTAACGATGTCTTGGCATAACAATAGGGCGCACGCGAGCCGGACATGCAGATGTTATTGAAATGTAAGGACGTTGGTTCCATCTCAGCCTCCTCGGTCGGTAACCTTTCGCTACTTCTCCCCGGTTACCATTACAATTAAGGCGTTGCTTCAGAGACTAGCTTGTCAGAGAAGATCGAAAATTATTTAAGCAAGTAAGTCACTGCAAACTCAAATTCGACACCTGAGCCGACGGTCGGCAAAAAATTTGTAAGGATTTTCCACCTGCTGCAGCTTAGCTCTTAGTCCATATGTGCATCAAAGGAGGAGATAAATGACGGGAAGTTATCCAAAGAAGATTAAAGAACTACCGCTATATGATGGGCGGTTTGACGCTTACAAGTTAGAGGCCAAAGATACCGATGTCTTGTTTGCATCATACCCAGCTGGCACATCAATCCCTCCTCATGTCCACGACACGGATAACCACGGGATCATAACCAAAGGAGAGTTAATCCTTACCGTAGATGGTTCAGAGCATAGGATTGGCGTGGGAGAGTGGTACCATGTGCCTGCTGGCATCGAACATTCTGCAGAGTTTGAGATCGAGACTGATGAAATTGAGTTTTGGTTTAAGTCCAGCACATAATAAAGTCATTCAGTGAGACTGGTCCAGTGAACTGCCCAGCCCACGCTGTTGGCATCAAGGAGTTATCTGGTTTTCCTCGGTTTCTTGCTCGATTGAATAGTTGTTCCTGAGACGACTAGCTTGTTCGGCTGCGATCGGTTATGCTGCACGCAAACAAGCTACTTCTAACTCGGAGCTGGTCCCGACAGTTGGAACTGAAGTAGCTGGGACTCCGAACCTGCTACGGCTTGCCTTTTAGATGACAAGCATCATGAAAGATGCCTCAACCCACTTATCTCGGGATTAATTGCCATGAGCGGTAAAGCTTCTGAAGAGAAACCTTTTGTAATTGGCAGAGTTTACGAAGACGGTTTGCCATTAATTTATTCGTTTGACGATTCTATGCTTTCACAAGCAACTATAGATTCTTTCCCATGGCTGACAGTGATTTCATGGAACTATGATGGAACAATGAATAATGGAATGCCTCCTACAGAAATCAACGAACGAATGGTCGAACTCGAAAATGAACTTGTAAGAAATTTTGACCGATCCTCAAACTCGAAATGGGTATTTAATCGTACTGGTAATAATTTGAAGGAGTTTGCTTACTATATTAAAGATAGAGATGATTTCTTGAAGGTACTAAACTCCGCTCTTTCAGAACATCCAACATATCCAATCGAGATAACTTTTTATCATGACCCTACCTGGAAGGAGATACATAAACTAAGAGATGATTTCGGAACTGAAAATTCTACCGAAAAAGGTGAATAAAATGTGCAAGCAGACCGAGCTCCTAGGGCTACGCCGTTTGTCGGTGACTGATGTAGGGCCTTAGCAATAAAGCCTAGACCGATCTTTCGAAAGGGAGGCAGGTATGCAATCAACGACAATGCTTTTCGTGGAAGACGTTGAAATGACGTCAAG from Rubidibacter lacunae KORDI 51-2 harbors:
- a CDS encoding cupin domain-containing protein, translated to MTGSYPKKIKELPLYDGRFDAYKLEAKDTDVLFASYPAGTSIPPHVHDTDNHGIITKGELILTVDGSEHRIGVGEWYHVPAGIEHSAEFEIETDEIEFWFKSST
- a CDS encoding fibronectin type III domain-containing protein — its product is ESQRWLTGDFNGDGKDDLVNVYGGLPSPPEAPSNLEVQVDGRNISLTWQDNSINEDGFEIVWRGTKEGSSEHNGSQKINTPNRESYTLTELKQGFNYCIRVKAFNEGGESSNTRSACAKIPIAPREFSVTLKRQPIIEGFVPYLGKYPEFGIASGRLQKIRIPQIGSRDFVLRFVKPGFSTANCGNPNAVISIPEGGTTTSEEIMQIYGVTEPRYSSAQPISFLACYAHSNPSSPLPTNIPIMITVTSD
- a CDS encoding DUF695 domain-containing protein; this encodes MSGKASEEKPFVIGRVYEDGLPLIYSFDDSMLSQATIDSFPWLTVISWNYDGTMNNGMPPTEINERMVELENELVRNFDRSSNSKWVFNRTGNNLKEFAYYIKDRDDFLKVLNSALSEHPTYPIEITFYHDPTWKEIHKLRDDFGTENSTEKGE
- a CDS encoding SRPBCC domain-containing protein; the protein is MNDTKSVLSSIEIRASASAVWDVITNPDYAKVLGSEFDTNAFVESDWKLGSKVDFKYATEPEKACNTGTISKLIEEKLIQVDYRFFFFWKYAETYSLQSSDDGVVLQINAGPYGSDLPDHKVAWKNWLAKVKELSETKD